Within Labilithrix sp., the genomic segment CTTCGTCAGCGCGGACGGCGAGCGCTGTCCGGCGCGAGAGTGGCTCGAGGTCGATCATCGCCAGCCGCGCGCGCTCGGCGGCGCCGGCACGATCGAGAACGTCCGTATCCTCTGTCGCGCACACAATCGACTCGCCGCAGAGCAAGCCTTCGGCGTCGAGCACGTCGCGCGCAAGATCGAGGAAGCACGTGCCGCGCGCGCCGCCGCCGAACCCAGCGCGCCCCCGAACCTGATCGGCCGGCCAGCCAGCACGACGTCGCCGCACTCTCCGACGTCGACGCCCCCGGCAACGCAGGCGGTCGCGCGCGGTCCAGTGGCTGCGAATACGGGGGTCGCCACGCTTGCCCACGACGTGGACGCGAGCGTCGGTTCGGCGGCGTCGGCGGCCGCGAATGCGGGCGTCGCCAGTGCGACGGACGCGAGCGTTGTCGGGTCCGCGACGCTGGTGGCCGCGAATGCGGGCGTCGCCAGTGCGACGGACGCGAGCGTCGTCGGGTCCGCGACGCTGGTGGCCGGGGGCGGGGATGGTCCGGGCGACGACAAGGTCGATCCGCGCCGTCGCGGATCGCTTGGTGCGTTCGCGCCGGTGCCGCACGACGACCGGACGCCGCGCGAGGTCGTCCGCTTCGCGCTCGTCCGCCTTGGGTTTCGCGACCGAGACGTCGGCACCGCGCTCGCGCGACTGCCCTCGACCGTGTGGTCGGAGCCGCTCGACGTCGCCGTGCGCGCCGCGCTCCGCCTGCTCACGTAGACCATCGGTCCAGGCGAACAACAGGGACGCACGCGCGGAGCGACGTCGACGACGCGCGCTCTCGAGCGACGTGTGGAGGGGGTTGCTCGAGCGCCTGCGCGTCGGCTGGACGGTCGCGCGCGGTCCGTGCGGTGACACGAGAGGCCGAGCGAGAGGAACCAAGGACGATCGCTTCGATCGCCGAGGACTCCCGCCGGTTTTCCTAATACTCTGAATGCATCCGCCGATTCGCATCGACGGAGAGTTGTTCGCCCGCGTCACATCTGGCGCTGAACGAG encodes:
- a CDS encoding HNH endonuclease — protein: FVSADGERCPAREWLEVDHRQPRALGGAGTIENVRILCRAHNRLAAEQAFGVEHVARKIEEARAARAAAEPSAPPNLIGRPASTTSPHSPTSTPPATQAVARGPVAANTGVATLAHDVDASVGSAASAAANAGVASATDASVVGSATLVAANAGVASATDASVVGSATLVAGGGDGPGDDKVDPRRRGSLGAFAPVPHDDRTPREVVRFALVRLGFRDRDVGTALARLPSTVWSEPLDVAVRAALRLLT